The Syngnathoides biaculeatus isolate LvHL_M chromosome 6, ASM1980259v1, whole genome shotgun sequence genome has a window encoding:
- the rag1 gene encoding V(D)J recombination-activating protein 1: MAEERLETDGPRSSMPAELHHPHSKYSQWKFKLFRVKSIEKAPVHSEKELEKEAKSGISHPNLCTTPNIGLNNSMSTGSVMKLCLDTKNMEIVEPPDQSLDMKIAEIDNHIKHLRCLCRLCGILLRKVGGTVHDVHALLDNESKNSLCKMGCTSTKWPEVIRKVFQMDVREDTESVHPLSFCHHCWMTAIRGGGVCNFSRTKVPDWKPHCAFCRVCSPKKQLFHKTGRKRRKATPRAQSLVKRARIDQSHITVSGESRVLRPFGGHLNGPLVKTWRSPSVQRVHWVRTITHCQKEHLSSKLLSENFPVDFLCSFTCMVCDHLLSDPVQAPCGHLFCRNCIIKYNNFIGPRCPACNLPCSSNDLILPAQTFLLVLHSLLLLCPRDGCGQHVRLDSFKAHCMSHDVEDQNARQQSSQLDNYLITNKGGRPRQHLLSLTRRAQKHRLRDLKNQVRVFADKEEGGDLKSVCLTLYLLALRSENEHRMADELEVTMQGRGFALHPAVCLAIRVNTFLSCSQYHKVYRTVKATSGRQIFQPLHALRAGEKELLPGFHQFEWQPALKNVSTSCNVGIINGLSGWTSSLDDSPSDTITRRFRYDVALVSAIKDLEEDIVEGLRERGLEESACTLGFSVMIKESCDGMGDVSEKHGGGPVVPEKAVRFSFTVMSISVLVGVDDKQEVTIFTEPKPNSELSCKPLCLMFVDEADHETLTAVLAPMVAERNAMKESRLILSIAGLPRSFRFQFRGSGYDEKMVRELEGLEASGSAYVCTLCDASRVEASKNIVLHAVTRSHDENLERYEIWRSNPFSESVEELRDRVKGVSSKPFMETQSTLDALHCDIGNATEFYKIFQDEIGEVYRKKNPTREERRSWRAALDKELRQKLKLKPVMRMNGNYARKLMTLEAVQVVCELVPSEERREALRELMRLYLQMKPVWRSTCPAKECPDQLCRYTFNSQRFADLISTTFKYRYNGKITNYLHKTLAHVPEIIERDGSIGAWASEGNESANKLFRRFRKMNARQSKAFELEDVLKHHWLYTSKYLQKFMEAHKYSAKALKGTIDPSELQDTESMSQELIDF; the protein is encoded by the exons ATGGCTGAGGAAAGACTGGAGACAGATGGCCCCAGATCATCTATGCCGGCTGAGCTCCACCATCCTCACTCTAAGTACTCTCAGTGGAAGTTTAAACTGTTCAGAGTGAAGTCCATAGAGAAGGCCCCCGTGCACAGTGAGAAAGAGCTTGAGAAGGAAGCCAAGTCAGGCATATCTCACCCTAACCTGTGTACAACTCCAAATATAGGGTTAAATAATAGTATGAGTACAGGTAGTGTCATGAAGTTGTGCCTTGatacaaaaaacatggaaattgtTGAACCGCCTGACCAGAGCTTGGATATGAAGATAGCAGAAATTGACAACCACATCAAACATCTCAG atGTCTGTGCCGTCTTTGTGGAATCCTCTTAAGGAAAGTTGGTGGCACAGTCCATGATGTTCATGCGCTTCTGGATAATGAAAGCAAGAATTCCCTTTGCAAAATGGGCTGTACATCAACGAAATGGCCAGAAGTCATCCGCAAAGTCTTTCAAATGGATGTGAGAGAAGATACAGAATCTGTCCATCCACTTTCCTTCTGCCATCACTGCTGGATGACCGCCATACGTGGAGGTGGTGTTTGCAATTTTTCCAGGACAAAAGTCCCCGATTGGAAACCTCATTGTGCCTTCTGCCGTGTGTGCTCACCCAAGAAACAATTATTCCATAAGACTGGCAGGAAAAGGAGAAAAGCCACTCCCAGAGCGCAAAGCTTAGTGAAAAGAGCCAGAATTGACCAGAGCCACATCACTGTCAGTGGTGAGAGTCGAGTTCTGAGACCATTTGGCGGCCACCTTAATGGTCCTCTTGTCAAGACATGGAGAAGTCCCAGTGTCCAAAGGGTGCACTGGGTGAGGACCATCACACACTGTCAGAAAGAACACCTTAGTAGCAAACTTCTATCTGAGAATTTCCCTGTTGACTTCCTCTGTTCTTTCACTTGCATGGTGTGTGACCATCTGCTCTCTGACCCAGTTCAAGCCCCCTGTGGTCACCTCTTTTGCCGCAACTGTATTATAAAATACAACAACTTTATAGGGCCTCGCTGTCCTGCTTGCAACTTACCCTGTTCCAGCAATGACCTCATTCTCCCtgcccaaacttttttgttaGTCCTTCATTCTCTGCTTTTGCTCTGCCCAAGGGATGGCTGCGGTCAGCATGTAAGACTAGACTCATTTAAAGCTCACTGTATGAGCCATGATGTGGAAGACCAAAATGCAAGACAGCAATCATCGCAGCTTGACAACTACCTAATAACCAATAAAGGGGGAAGGCCCCGGCAACACTTGCTATCCCTCACGCGTCGTGCCCAGAAGCATCGCCTAAGAGACCTGAAGAACCAAGTGAGGGTGTTTGCAGATAAAGAGGAAGGTGGCGACCTAAAGTCTGTGTGTCTGACACTGTATCTGCTGGCACTGAGATCTGAAAATGAACATCGGATGGCCGATGAGCTGGAGGTTACAATGCAAG GCAGAGGCTTTGCATTGCATCCTGCTGTGTGTTTGGCCATTCGGGTCAACACTTTCCTGAGCTGCAGCCAGTATCACAAAGTGTACCGTACTGTCAAAGCCACCAGTGGCCGCCAGATCTTTCAGCCCTTACACGCGCTCCGAGCTGGAGAGAAAGAGCTTCTCCCTGGCTTTCACCAGTTTGAATGGCAGCCAGCTTTAAAGAATGTGTCTACATCTTGCAATGTTGGCATCATAAATGGGCTCTCTGGGTGGACTTCTTCTTTGGATGACTCACCATCTGACACCATCACACGAAGATTCCGCTACGATGTGGCTCTGGTGTCAGCAATAAAGGATCTGGAGGAGGACATTGTGGAGGGGCTGAGAGAGAGGGGGCTGGAAGAGAGTGCCTGTACCCTCGGCTTCAGTGTTATGATCAAAGAATCTTGTGACGGCATGGGAGATGTCAGTGAAAAGCATGGTGGAGGACCAGTTGTTCCCGAGAAAGCTGTTCGCTTCTCTTTCACGGTTATGTCAATTTCTGTTTTGGTTGGTGTAGATGATAAGCAGGAGGTCACAATATTCACTGAGCCAAAGCCAAACTCTGAATTGTCCTGTAAGCCCCTTTGTCTGATGTTTGTGGATGAAGCGGACCACGAGACACTCACCGCTGTGCTGGCGCCCATGGTTGCAGAGCGTAATGCAATGAAGGAGAGCAGGCTTATTCTGTCCATAGCTGGCCTTCCACGATCTTTCCGCTTCCAGTTCAGAGGATCGGGATATGATGAAAAGATGGTACGTGAATTGGAGGGTTTGGAAGCCTCTGGATCCGCTTATGTCTGCACACTGTGTGACGCTAGTCGGGTCGAAGCCTCTAAAAATATCGTGCTCCATGCCGTCACACGCAGCCATGATGAGAACCTGGAACGTTATGAAATCTGGCGATCCAACCCGTTTTCTGAGTCAGTGGAGGAACTGCGGGATAGAGTCAAAGGGGTCTCATCTAAGCCCTTCATGGAGACTCAATCCACACTTGATGCGTTGCACTGTGACATTGGCAATGCCACTGAGTTCTACAAAATTTTCCAGGATGAAATAGGGGAGGTGtaccgaaaaaaaaatcccacccgGGAGGAACGACGCAGCTGGCGGGCAGCTCTAGATAAAGAACTGAGGCAGAAGCTGAAGCTCAAACCTGTGATGAGGATGAATGGCAACTACGCCCGCAAGCTAATGACCCTCGAGGCTGTGCAAGTGGTGTGTGAGCTGGTACCCTCGGAGGAGAGGAGGGAAGCTCTGAGGGAGCTGATGAGGCTCTACCTCCAGATGAAGCCTGTGTGGCGCTCCACCTGCCCGGCCAAGGAGTGTCCTGACCAGCTCTGCCGCTATACCTTTAATTCCCAGAGATTCGCTGACCTTATTTCCACTACTTTCAAATACAGGTACAATGGCAAAATAACCAATTACCTCCACAAGACTCTGGCTCATGTCCCTGAAATAATAGAGCGAGATGGATCTATCGGTGCCTGGGCGAGTGAGGGCAACGAGTCAGCAAACAAACTTTTCAGGCGTTTCCGTAAGATGAATGCACGTCAGTCAAAAGCTTTTGAGCTTGAGGATGTCTTGAAACATCACTGGCTCTACACATCAAAGTATTTGCAGAAGTTCATGGAGGCTCATAAGTACTCTGCGAAAGCCCTGAAAGGAACCATTGACCCATCAGAACTCCAGGATACTGAAAGTATGTCCCAGGAGCTCATTGATTTTTGA
- the rag2 gene encoding V(D)J recombination-activating protein 2, with amino-acid sequence MTLQPLNPVNCEGLLQHGCSLLHLDGEVLLFGQKGWPKRSCPTGVFGLRLKRGELRLRAISFSNDSQYLPPLRFPSVCRLDPHDGLPESYLIHGGRTPNNDISSSLYILSMDSRGCNRKLTLRCQEKELAGEVPGARYGHTLSVVQSRGKTAFVVFGGRSYMPPKERTSENWNTVVDCPPQVFLFDLQFGCCSAYTFPDLSEGQSFHVALSREDHVYILGGHSLKSDGRPPRLFRLHVELPQGCPLLSCERLDFGLSISSAVITRTGPAHQYIMLGGYQSNSQKRMECSTVILDEKGIHIEPLEPPKWSPDIVHSGTWYGGAVGEQSMLLAVPTESRSCQTNMHYFYLVNFQKEVESKEDMQSQQGCSQDLTDYDNSTPLEDSEELYFGREPQELDDSSDGEGNSYNEKDEEDESQSGYWIKCCHACQLDLNTWEPYYSTELHRPAMIFCSKGEAGHWVHAQCMELSETLLLKLSQDNKKYFCQEHGGLPNQEMTPPRKVIPLKRTPVKVKNRKSYTAHKLSGAKKGVFRRLFD; translated from the coding sequence ATGACTCTGCAACCATTAAATCCAGTGAACTGCGAAGGCCTTCTGCAACACGGTTGTTCTCTTCTCCATCTTGATGGTGAAGTTCTCCTTTTTGGCCAGAAAGGCTGGCCCAAGCGCTCCTGCCCAACAGGAGTATTTGGTTTGAGGTTGAAACGTGGCGAGCTCAGGTTGAGAGCCATATCCTTCTCTAATGACTCGCAATACCTTCCTCCTTTGCGCTTTCCTTCAGTTTGCCGCCTTGATCCGCATGATGGACTCCCGGAGAGTTATCTCATCCATGGCGGCCGCACCCCCAACAATGACATCTCATCAAGCCTTTACATACTTAGCATGGATAGTCGCGGCTGCAATCGCAAACTGACCCTGCGGTGTCAAGAGAAAGAATTGGCTGGAGAAGTGCCAGGTGCCAGATATGGCCACACGCTCAGTGTGGTTCAAAGCAGAGGGAAGACAGCCTTTGTAGTTTTTGGTGGAAGGTCCTACATGCCTCCAAAAGAGAGGACCTCAGAGAACTGGAACACCGTGGTTGACTGTCCTCCTCAAGTGTTCTTGTTCGACTTGCAGTTTGGTTGTTGTTCTGCTTACACGTTTCCAGACCTAAGTGAAGGACAGTCCTTCCATGTGGCCCTCTCGAGAGAGGACCACGTCTACATCCTCGGGGGTCACTCTTTGAAATCTGACGGCCGACCACCGCGGCTCTTTCGTCTGCACGTTGAGCTCCCGCAAGGTTGTCCATTATTGTCCTGTGAGCGCCTTGACTTTGGCCTGTCCATCTCAAGTGCTGTAATCACTCGCACAGGCCCCGCTCACCAATATATTATGTTGGGAGGTTATCAATCGAACTCTCAGAAGAGAATGGAGTGCAGCACTGTCATTCTGGATGAGAAGGGGATTCACATAGAACCTCTTGAACCGCCAAAATGGAGCCCAGATATCGTTCATAGTGGAACTTGGTATGGTGGCGCTGTGGGAGAACAAAGTATGTTGCTAGCTGTGCCAACTGAGAGCAGGtcatgccaaacaaatatgcattactTCTATTTAGTAAACTTCCAGAAAGAGGTCGAGAGCAAAGAAGACATGCAAAGTCAGCAGGGCTGCAGCCAAGATCTGACAGATTATGACAATTCAACTCCTCTTGAAGATTCAGAGGAGCTCTACTTTGGCCGTGAGCCTCAAGAGTTGGATGACAGCAGTGACGGTGAAGGTAATTcttacaatgagaaagatgaggAGGATGAGTCACAGTCAGGCTACTGGATCAAATGTTGCCATGCCTGTCAGCTGGACCTCAATACGTGGGAGCCGTATTACTCCACGGAGCTCCACCGGCCAGCCATGATCTTCTGCTCCAAAGGAGAGGCGGGGCACTGGGTCCATGCCCAGTGCATGGAGCTGTCTGAGACACTGCTACTCAAGCTCTCTCAGGACAACAAGAAATACTTCTGCCAAGAACACGGGGGTCTTCCTAACCAGGAGATGACCCCACCTCGAAAAGTGATACCTTTAAAGCGTACCCctgtaaaagttaaaaacaggAAGTCCTATACAGCTCACAAGCTGTCCGGAGCCAAAAAAGGTGTTTTCAGAAGACTTTTTGATTAA